A single window of Canis lupus familiaris isolate Mischka breed German Shepherd chromosome 7, alternate assembly UU_Cfam_GSD_1.0, whole genome shotgun sequence DNA harbors:
- the LOC119872562 gene encoding thymosin beta-10-like, with protein sequence MADKPDMGEIASFDKAKLKKMETQENTLPTKETIEQEKQSEIS encoded by the coding sequence ATGGCAGACAAGCCAGACATGGGGGAAATCGCCAGCTTCGACAAGGCCAAGCTGAAGAAAATGGAGACGCAGGAGAACACCCTGCCAACCAAAGAGACCAttgagcaggagaagcagagtgaGATTTCCTAG